A window of Marmota flaviventris isolate mMarFla1 chromosome 11, mMarFla1.hap1, whole genome shotgun sequence genomic DNA:
GAAACATCTGTAATGAAACTATGTAACTGAATTGAGTATTTACATAAAAGTTAACTTACCACCACCAAAATTTCCTCCTTCATTGTAACCATCATATCCTCCTCCACCACCATATCCACCACCTTGGTTTCCATATCCTGGTCCACCACCACCATAACCTCCTCTACTACTATAACCAGGACCACCACCATAGTTGCCacctaaaaagataaaataaggcCACACAAAATAATCACAATTGATGGTCAAGATATTGAATTCAGGTTTTATATTACAGTTAAGTCACTGGCCAACAAACCAATGAATAAACACTAAAACCTGGCAATATCTGGTTAATAGTGCAGCAACAATCTGGGCTAGTAAGAATTAAGATGAATACTTAATGACTTCTTGAAACgaaaactgttttcattttttaaaaattcacttaaaaaaatttcaGGGAAAAGTTTCACTAAAATTCTATCTCAACTGTCAAGTACAATACATCTTACTGGCCAAAAGGAACATAATGTTTAATCTCcaaggaaaaatgtttttctatggCACTAgtctaaaaatacaatttaataatCAATCCATTTAAGTCATGATTAAATTACACAGTATAACATTTTAGATACATTTTAAAGAAGgtagagaaataaaatcaagattatcagacattaaaagacaaataaaaacttaCCATCACCTCCAAATCCATTATATCCACCATCACCTCCTCCATAACTACCTCTGctgccaccacctccaccaccatagCCTCCTGAGGAAATGTAAGATTTGACTTAAGTTGTgtatttaatttctattaaatttCAGATACACATGTAATTAATGTTAGTAAGTATACCCTTACCTCTTCCACCAAAGTTTCCACCACGGCCAAAGTTACCTCCACCACCTCCAAAGTTTCCTCCACGACCCATAAAGTTGCCAGATCCACCTCCACGACCTTGAACACAGGCAAAGAAGTTCTTTAAGAATCTAACAAAAACCCCTCACATTTACTGAGTATGTATATATGATCCTACTTACCTCTTTGTGATCCAGCTGACTGCATCTCTTGTTTAGAAAGGGCCTTTTTCACTTCACAATTATGCCCATTAATAGTGTGGTATTTCTGAActaattttttaatcaaacaaacaaaaaaagttattttatgtttGGCAAATCATGTAAACGATATCCTGTGTCATtttgtaattaattaaaacattgcCAAGAAGGTAGTTGACTGAGTGGGGATGAGGGAACATTCTGGGATGTAAAAATAGTTCGATTATCATGCTTGTTACACAAGTGTAGGTGCTTCATGAAAAGTGAACTGTACATTTCATAGGCTATTCAACACAAGAttacagcaatttagcaaagttaGTTCACAGAAGAAACCATTCGTTTCCTCAAATTCCAATAAATTGTTACTTACCAACAATTTTGTCAACTGTATCATGATCATCAAAAGTTACAAAAGCAAATCCTCTCTTTTTCCCACTCTGTCTGTCTTCCATAACTTCTATGGTTTCAATCTTGCCATACTTTTCAAAGTAATCTCTCAAATTATATTCTTCTGTATCTTCTTTAATACCACCAACAAAAATTTTCTTCACTGTTAGATGGGCACCAGGTTTTACAGAATCctacaaataaaatatgttgagtcaaaaaaacaaaactttcacaACTTCACATATTACAAAACATGTTATTATTAAAATACCTCTCTAGAAACAGCTCTCTTTGGTTCCACTACACGCCCATCAACCTTGTGTGGCCGAGCACACATTGCTGCATCCACCTCTTCAACACAAGAGTAAGTCACAAAACCAAAGCCCCTGGAACGTTTTGTTTGGGGGTCTCTCATtacctacaaaataaaaatttgaaagcacTGAAATATACCTTCACAGGCCCTCCACCCTCCCTTTCCTAAACCTTTGTTTCCCTAGTAACTTACCACACAATCTGTGAGTGTGCCCCATTTCTCAAAATGTTCTCTTAAACTATCATCTGTAGTTTCAAAGCTCAGACCACCAATAAACAGCTTCCTCAATTGCTCTGGTTCCTTTGGATCGTGGCCCTGAGAAAgtcaatattttaattatttcttgcaaaaagctaattttttaaaagttcaaatctTCAATCTACAAAGTAGTAAAAAAACACCTGCAATATTTGTTCAGTTAAAAAGTCTGACTAAAATGATAGCAAGGAAACCAGCCTTTCAAATACAAAATCACTTCAACTAAATTAAGTCATTAAGTCCAAGAGGACAAATCCAGAACCCAAAATTCCTTAACTTTAAGCTACAACTGTTAGGTTATTTTAGAAGTTGCCAATGAGAAGTCATTTTCTGTAAGCCTGAAGTGTTGGAGAAACTGTCCAATACATGCCATTTCAAATATTCAGTCAGCACAACAAGAAGCATTTAATTTTTAGCCACAAAACTATGTAATACAACTTTGAAAGTTGCAAGCGGCAATTTAGAGAACCTGTGTCATGAAAATCGGTATTAAAACAGGCACCTCCCAAAACCTTAGAAAAGAACCCACCACGTATCTTTCTACAACCAGTTTGTTATACAGTGCAAAAACTATGCATTTGCCTCACAccaataaatgattaaaaaaaaaaagcatctttaGTGTGACAACAAACTGTCAAGTGGGACTTACAGTAAGTATATAAACTGGAGCACGAAACATATTGAgggtttaaaaac
This region includes:
- the Hnrnpa3 gene encoding heterogeneous nuclear ribonucleoprotein A3 isoform X1, which codes for MEVKPPPGRPQPDSGRRRRRRGEEGHDPKEPEQLRKLFIGGLSFETTDDSLREHFEKWGTLTDCVVMRDPQTKRSRGFGFVTYSCVEEVDAAMCARPHKVDGRVVEPKRAVSREDSVKPGAHLTVKKIFVGGIKEDTEEYNLRDYFEKYGKIETIEVMEDRQSGKKRGFAFVTFDDHDTVDKIVVQKYHTINGHNCEVKKALSKQEMQSAGSQRGRGGGSGNFMGRGGNFGGGGGNFGRGGNFGGRGGYGGGGGGSRGSYGGGDGGYNGFGGDGGNYGGGPGYSSRGGYGGGGPGYGNQGGGYGGGGGYDGYNEGGNFGGGNYGGGGNYNDFGNYSGQQQSNYGPMKGGSFGGRSSGSPYGGGYGSGGGSGGYGSRRF
- the Hnrnpa3 gene encoding heterogeneous nuclear ribonucleoprotein A3 isoform X2, encoding MEGHDPKEPEQLRKLFIGGLSFETTDDSLREHFEKWGTLTDCVVMRDPQTKRSRGFGFVTYSCVEEVDAAMCARPHKVDGRVVEPKRAVSREDSVKPGAHLTVKKIFVGGIKEDTEEYNLRDYFEKYGKIETIEVMEDRQSGKKRGFAFVTFDDHDTVDKIVVQKYHTINGHNCEVKKALSKQEMQSAGSQRGRGGGSGNFMGRGGNFGGGGGNFGRGGNFGGRGGYGGGGGGSRGSYGGGDGGYNGFGGDGGNYGGGPGYSSRGGYGGGGPGYGNQGGGYGGGGGYDGYNEGGNFGGGNYGGGGNYNDFGNYSGQQQSNYGPMKGGSFGGRSSGSPYGGGYGSGGGSGGYGSRRF